One Diospyros lotus cultivar Yz01 chromosome 1, ASM1463336v1, whole genome shotgun sequence genomic window carries:
- the LOC127796246 gene encoding uncharacterized protein LOC127796246: protein MYDASIPFNAVTYDSSEVFIEAVGQYGPGVKPPSYHEVRVPLLKQEVETTREMMKDHEEVWAKYGCSILSDGWKDKRERTLINFLVNSPKGSMFLESVDGSSYSKTGEKMFQLLSKCVEKIGVRNVVQVVTDSASNNVLAGRFLEAKYPTLFWTPCAAHCLDLMLEDIFKLPNMKKTFERAVMVNSYIYTHSGLVNMLRRFTDKKELLRPAKTRFATAFITLGRMHSLKSNLRRMFTSEEWMTSKWVKEAGAKKVVEVILMPSFWNNVVFALKVAGPLVRVLRLVDGEKKLAMGYIYEAMDRAKEAIANSFNGDEKKYAPIFQIIDN, encoded by the exons ATGTATGATGCAAGCATTCCATTCAATGCAGTGACATATGACAGTTCTGAAGTATTTATAGAAGCAGTTGGTCAGTATGGTCCGGGTGTGAAGCCGCCTAGTTACCATGAAGTCAGGGTTCCCCTTCTCAAACAAGAGGTGGAAACCACTCGTGAAATgatgaaagatcatgaagaggtgtgggccaaatatggatgttccattttgtcagatggctggaaagacaagagagaaaggacattgattaactttttagtcaattctcctaaaggaagtatgttcttggagtctgttgatggttctagttattcaaagactggggaaaagatgtttcaattattaagtaaatgtgtggaaaagattggagtaagaaatgtggtgcaagtggtcactgatagtgcttcaaacaatgttttagcag gaagatttttggaggcaaaatatcctacgttgttttggacaccatgtgcagcgcactgcttggatttaatgttggaagatattttcaagttgcctaatatgaagaagacatttgagagaGCTGTTATGGTGAATAGCTATATCTATACTCATTCGGGTCTAGTAAACATGCTTAGAAGGTTTACTGacaagaaagagttgttgaggcctgcaaaaacacggtttgcaactgcctttatcactttgggcaggatgcatagtctgaaaagcaaccttagaaggatgtttacctctgaggagtggatgacaagcaagtgggtaaaagaagcgggggctaaaaaggttgtagaagtgattttgatgccttcattttggaacaatgttgtatttgctttaaaggtggctggtccattggtgcgtgtattgcgcttagtggatggtgagaagaagcttgctatgggatacatatatgaggccatggatagggccaaagaagcgattgctaactcttttaatggggatgaaaagaagtatgcacCCATTTTTCAGATCATTGATAATTGA